The Arachis hypogaea cultivar Tifrunner chromosome 14, arahy.Tifrunner.gnm2.J5K5, whole genome shotgun sequence DNA window ATGGTATATTAGAGGTTGTTCTATTTAAAAAGTGTATATTTGTtagctttattttattattagattATCTTTCATCCAAATTAGTGATGAAATACAAAATTGAAGAAAATTTCATTTCAATTATAATCATAAATCATTACATAATGATCATGAACAcatttaaattctaattattttttaactaaaaatcaaaacaaccaaatatatatcaaaattaatacaACACACAAGGTCAGCATCTTCAATGTGCTAATActactttaaattttttattcttcaatTGAGTTCATTAACAATTTTTTGTGCAACTTGAATCACATCTCGTTCTTCATATTCATCAGCCAAACGAAAGAAATTACAATGAATTACAAACTAcaataatgcaaaaaaaaaaaatattaaattaacaatCACCAAATCATTCCTTTAAACCCGTATCAACTTAATAATTGGATCAAATAGAGAATTTTACTTCATAGTTGAGACATCCATAAAAAAGTCTTCCTGAATTCTTTGGAGTTGGTGAGTACTTAATCATTGTACGCAACCCACAATTGCATAATACAATGTTCTTACATCTGATTCGAATTCCTCTGTCACTGTAATTTCTTCCACTGGAGTTGTTCTTGCTTGAGTTTTCTTGACTTCTATCACCGCTATCCATCATTCCTCACCCAAAGGAACGACTTTTCAGAACTTCACAAGAGGATACTATGAACAACAGCAATGAAGAGGAGTAGAGACGAAGAATATTATATGACAAAGATGAACATTTGGTGGTTAGAATTTTATAAGTGTGAATAGATCAATTTGGGTGTTTTAACCAAATTTGGgatactaatttaaattgaactcATTATGTGTTCACATCAATATGCAGTTAAGTGCCAACAATCTTAAAACGTTTAGTTACTTTTGGACTAAAAGATATTCATAATTTTGATAATAAGGAATTTATTTGCTCATTTTAAAAAGTGAAAAATTTATCTGAGACGAATTGAAATTTCAGTAACTATTTTAGATATTAtctcatatatattttaattttaatatactgacCGTGTAAAAATAATTGGATATGAGTATAAAGTTAtgtatcaaaattatatatatatggaattTTGAAAGAAATGACAAACAAGAATATGATGAAGTATAAGGATTATTCTCTATTCAACTTGTTATGCTTTGTTGTATCTGCTCTATACAGTAACGGCTTTGCTGATACATGGAGCAGAAAGAATGTGCACCTTCTGTTGTTAGCTATACTAGCAGTATGATACATGGTATTTGTCAATGTAAATAATTTGGATCAAGCTTTGATGAGATTGCTTGAAAACATGAAAAGAATTGCCATTGAGATGGTATCAAAAAGCTATGGGGAAATCATAAGGGGCTATCAAGAAGTTGCAAACTTCATTGAGGAGATGGTATTAGACAAGTGATGAATGTCAAGGGTCAATATTTTTTGGAAAGTAAAAGTAAGAATTAGTTAgtattaatttaaatacaaaGTAAATACAAGAAACTTTTTCTTTGAAACACGTTCtctcttcttttacttttcaaaTTATGCATGCATGTAGCAATTTATGTATCAGTGATAAACTTTTAAATAGAACTTAAATTTTCTGTGGATTAATCATTTGCCAGTTGGAGAGATGATACGTGTCTGTCACCACCGTCGAATGCTGTCACATTCTTACCCCACCGTTCGTTCCTTGAGCCATTTCAAGGCTTCATTTTATACCGACCCAGATAAGCATTTGCTCCAAAAACACAATTGGGCTCCGATTTCAGACACCCGAAGAACCTTAGCCCCCAAGAAACTGATCCCAATTTCATCACATGATGCAGCACTCAACAAGCTTAACGCGGATATAGCGGTTTTAGGTCGCCATGGCAAAGTCAAAGAAGCAAGGAAATTGTTCGACGAAATGCCCCATAGAGATGAAGTTTCCTATAACTGCATGATTGCGGTTTACTTGAAGAACAAGGACCTACCCAGAGCTGAATGCTTGTTCAAGGCAATTCCCCATAGGAACATTGTTGCTGAGTCAGCAATGATTGATGGGTACGCCAAAGCTGGTCGTTTGGATGATGCTCGCAAGGTGTTCGATGAAATGACTGAGAGAAATGTGTTCTCCTGGACCAGTATGCTTTCTGGGTATTTTGGGTGTGGAAGACCCGAGGAGGGTATGCAGTTGTTTAGTCAAATGCCTGAGAAAAATGTGGTTTCATGGACTACAGTGGTTTCAGGTTTGGCTCGAAATGGGTTGGTGGATCAAGCTCGCAAGTTCTTTGATATCATGCCTGAAAAGAATGTCATTGCTTGGACAGCTATGGTCAAGTCATATCTTGACAATGGCTGCTTTGACAAAGCTTATGAGCTCTTCCTTGAGATGCCAGAGAGAAATGTTCGTTCTTGGAACATCATGATTTCGGGTTGCTTTGGAGCCAAGAGAATGGATAAGGCTATTGAGTTGTTTCAATTGATGCCGGATCGGACTCATGTTTCGTGGACAGCTATGGTTTCTGGTTTGGCACAAAACAAGATGATTAACACTGCAAGGAAGTACTTTGATCTAATGCCTTATAAAGATGTCCCCGCATGGACCGCAATGATCAATGCATATGTTGATGAGAAGCTCATGGATGAGGCTAGTGAGCTTTTCAACTTGATGCCAGAGAAGAATGTTGTGACTTGGAACATGATGATTGATGGTTATGCAAGGATTGGTGATGAAGGGGGTGCCTTGAGAATCTTCATGTTGATGCTAAGATCTTGCTTTAGACCCAACGAAATCACCATGACTAGCGTGGTTACTTCCTGCGATGGTGTGGCAGAGCTCATGCAAGCTCATTCGATGATCATACGTCTCGGGTTTGAGCATGACACCTGGCTTACAAATTCTCTCATTAATTTGTATTCCAAGAATGGAGATCTTAGTTCTGCTAGGCTTGTTTTTGAACCATTAAAGTCAAAGGATGTAGTTTCATGGACTGCAATGATAGTAGCCTACTCCTATCATGGACATGGTTACCATGCATTACAGGTTTTTGCACGCATGCTAATTTCTGGAATCAAGCCAGATGAGGTAACATTTATAGGACTCCTATCAGCTTGTAGTCATGCTGGTCTTGTCAACCAAGGTAGAAGAATATTTAACTCAATCATAGGAACTTATAACTTAACTCCGAAGGCAGAGCATTATTCGTGCCTTGTTGACATTCTAGGCCGAGCCGGACTTATCGATGAGGCAATGAATGTAGTATCTACTATCCCTCCTTCCAAAAAAGATGAAGCTGTTCTTGTTGCATTGCTTGGTGCATGCAAGCTTCATGGGGATGTTACAATAGCAAATTATATTGGTGAGAAGCTTTTAGAACTTGAGTCATATAGTTCAGGAGGGTATGTACTTCTGGCCAATACACATGCTGCAGAAGGGAAATGGGATGAGTTTGCAAAGGTAAGGAAAAGAATGAGGGAAAGAAATGTGAAGAAAATTCCAGGGTGTAGTCAAATACTGGTAAATGGAAAAAACCATGTATTTTTTGTTGGGGATAGATTTAATCCCAAGGTTGAGGAAATTTATGGAATGTTGCAACATAATCTTCAACCTTTGATGAGGGAAATGGGTTATACACCAGAGTTATTGCTAACAGATTAGTTTCCATTTTTCCAATCAACTAAAGACTAACCAAGTTCATATATTAACATGGAAAGCATTAAGACGAGTTCAACTGCATGGAGTAGTCATTATAATTTGTGTACTTTATTATGCCTTGCCTTGTTGGTTTGCCAATTACCATGAGTGCCTAGTTTGAAGTTCAAAGATTGGTTTTGCTAATAAACACTAAGTTACAAGAGTTACTTTATGAGGTTCTTAGAAGACTTTTGTGTTCTTGCTTGTGAATAAGTACACAAGCATGGAAGAAGAGGTACTGAAAagggtaaaaagtaaaaaatgttGCTTCTTACCGTTCAGTTCCCAAAGACCAGAATCAAATTCAAACAAGTAATAAATGATTTACCCTTCTTTTCAAATCATGAGATTTTTTCTAAAAGCTGAATAAATATATATGACATGATGACCCCTTTTTCTTTATGGGGTGGTCCAAATATGAACGAAAAGGATTCAGAAGTGACCATGAAATCTAACTACATTATGATTAATAAGACTATGAAAAGTGAGTGTGTGAAAAACAATTAGAAAATGCCAAAAGCTTTACCTCTTGAGTCTTGACCTATGTACAACTAACCACCAGAAAATCAGGCGCTTGTATTAAGGAAAGTTTATTCAATGATTAAGAAAGAAGATATGGATTGTGATTTGTGAAAGCAACATATTGGAATTAAGATTATAAAAAAGATTAAGCTCATAATGCATATAATCTAATTCTAAACCAATCTATTAATTAAACTTGGAGTTTTGACCAAGTCAAATCATTCAACCAATTTGAACATGCAATTTAGACACATTTCTTTGTAGGCTAGCAAGAAGCAAGTTTTTGAAGACACAAGCCAGCTTTTCTTTTCCCCTTTACCTTCTTTTCATGTGAATAGAATCAACAATAGCTTTCAGATATGTCATTCATAAAAGGAGAGATTCCACAAACTCTCCTTTAGTTcatccatcattttcttagtctACTAGGTACTTGTTTTGTAGATAattctttttataaaataaaaaaaaaataatttgaataaaTCCCCCCTTGCACATATTTAGAAAATTAACATGAATCtgaattaaattagtttaatcaAAGGTTGGTGGTGGATAAACCATGACAATTACATATATTTTAGATTGTAGATATTAAAttggagataagataaaaattgacTCTTTATAATTTGTCTATTTGTTATGTATGTCATAGGAAGAATCTCTATCTAAATAATCCAAATAACTTAGGGACATAAAAGAAAGTATAGTGTTTTTAACATGGACTAAACAGTTGCAATGTTCATAGAATATGTACACATGCTTATCAGCTATCACAATCATTTCTACATGTTtgatttcttaattttcttttttatttttttaccttttttgtaTTGATTTGATTTCTTAATTATATGCTTAAATTGCAACCAAGTATAGTGGTTAACTGAATCAATATCATGGCTATAGTTTATTCAAAAGTCCAAGCATTCCTAAATGGCTCCATCTGGTTAGATTTTATCTTTAGATGTTGTGATGCATGTACCTAATTGTTACAATTTCTCAAACTGTTGCAACTGAATTTGAGTATACTAGTTTATTGATTTGTTCATGTTAAGTAAAtgatcttttatttttcaaaattttttaattaagaataatttaaaaatatgattaaaaaaaaagcaaCATTACTAATTAAAGAGTCGCAAAATTACTCTCCTAAAACTAAAAGTCTAAACCTATATAGGTAGGAAATATCTtaggctttttatttttattgttgtagTTCCAGTGGTgttttttaataatgtaaaatttggtgtttttttttttttttgtgtggatACTACAAATTTGAAggttagatttatgatttttttaatataaaaatttgattttttttaattttttaaatatagaaatctttagtgttgaaattttttttaaatatactaaTTGGACCCTCTAATTTGTTTTatagcaaaaaaaattatttcactaCAAATCGGACCTTCCGATTTATGTACTATAAAATTTAACCTTCCGATACAAAATTTGAGAGTCcgatttgttatttaaaacaaaaaaaattaaatccataTAAAAAATACACCAATTAATTAAGATTACACACAATTTTTTTTCACTTCTAACAAAAATTAGCCAATATATGGGCCCTCTTCTCTTTATGATATTTGGAAGATTTTAAAGAAATTTGGAAGATTTTAAAGAAAGTTATAGAAGATAAAAAGTGCAAAGGACATTAGATAGTTACATAGAATATGAGCATCCAAACACTGCCTATTATCAACCATCAATGGGACAActcattctttttctcttttctttttttttttttttttcagatgaaAGTGAATGAATGGACATAAAGTATAGGACATAGATGCAGGTATTACtatagaataaaattttttttaggtcTCTTCCAATTTTTACTCATAACTTATCTTTTTATGTATGTGATAATGTATGTAAATTTTAGTTCATCCCTCTTTTTATaatgaaattcaaattataaaaaagttCTTCAAAGTTACCACAATCATTATAACACTGAATTAAATGGCTTATCTtacttgtttttggttaaaatctcTTATTGAATTTCCATGGTTTACTTATTACTAATGTCTAAATAGTTAAGCAAAATATTGTGTTTGTTTTATTAGTGTACTTAGAaagcatttattcaatgcatctTCAACCCATTTTTTTTTACAAACTATACTAAATTATACTTTAATTAAATTACTTTTTGACCGTCTAAATTGATTAACAAACATCTATATTTTTGACAGagagaaaaaacaaacaaacaaacatgaTACAAGAAGTCTTAAATTCATTTGGTTAGATTTAGTACTTGATTTCATAAGATAATTTAATAGCATGAATATTAAACAAAATTGTTAACACAAAAATATGCCTAACATCTATATCATTGATTGCCTTGGTGCCCTAGTACACCAAAATGATCGTGGCATTGCCTAAAAAGTTAAACATTTGATACTAAAAAAATTGCATAAATCTACCATAAATATATGGAAAAGTCTCAAGGAACAGCAATTTTTAAAAAGTTGGCCAAtatttaaccatcaaaagaaaattgaatgattTCACGCTATTAGATTTAATCTCATatcattaaaaacactattaatGACCAATTGAtgttacaaaatacaaaagttgctgATCCCCTAGCACTCCTCTAAATATATAATAGGAATATAAGAGAATTTAAtgcacaattttttttcaatatcttttattattattattattattattattattattattattattattattattattattattattattattattatttttttttttttttttttttttttttttttttttttttttattattattattattattattattattattattattattattattattattattattattattattattatattattattattattattattattattattattattattattattattattattattattattattattattattattattattattattattattattattattatttttttttttttttttttttttttttttttattattattattattattattattattattattattattattattttatttttaaaaatcaaacccaaGATtcctttattaaaaaataaagtgtttATCATCTTAATtaatgttgttgttattattattattatcatcttaaatttataaaaatatgtattAGTAAATACATTAATGCCTATTAATatactaatattaataaatacgCTAAGTAGTACAACTGTACAAGTCTAAAGATGCAACCAACTTTAAGTTCGGAGCCAAATTACTCATGATCAAACTAAATACTAATGtagcataaaaaaaataaaaataaaaaagtattaatgTGAATTTAATCCAAAACTTTCCACAAATAAGAATGCACTTGATATCAACCATTCAACCCTAAAAAGCTAAACAACTGAGTACATGTATAAgggacaaaattaaattaaagaaaaagtgagtCATAAATCATAAGGGAACCTATGTTATGTATACAAAGACTTGTGTTTATGAAGACACTAGTGGAATACAACCATGGCAAGGAAAAGCATTCTCTTTGCTTTGGCCACCTTTGCATTgcaaataatttaattaacatgGCTGTTTATTTTTATCAGCAAGCTAAAAGGGatgaatttaatatatatatatttga harbors:
- the LOC112741374 gene encoding uncharacterized protein, with product MNVKGQYFLESKIGEMIRVCHHRRMLSHSYPTVRSLSHFKASFYTDPDKHLLQKHNWAPISDTRRTLAPKKLIPISSHDAALNKLNADIAVLGRHGKVKEARKLFDEMPHRDEVSYNCMIAVYLKNKDLPRAECLFKAIPHRNIVAESAMIDGYAKAGRLDDARKVFDEMTERNVFSWTSMLSGYFGCGRPEEGMQLFSQMPEKNVVSWTTVVSGLARNGLVDQARKFFDIMPEKNVIAWTAMVKSYLDNGCFDKAYELFLEMPERNVRSWNIMISGCFGAKRMDKAIELFQLMPDRTHVSWTAMVSGLAQNKMINTARKYFDLMPYKDVPAWTAMINAYVDEKLMDEASELFNLMPEKNVVTWNMMIDGYARIGDEGGALRIFMLMLRSCFRPNEITMTSVVTSCDGVAELMQAHSMIIRLGFEHDTWLTNSLINLYSKNGDLSSARLVFEPLKSKDVVSWTAMIVAYSYHGHGYHALQVFARMLISGIKPDEVTFIGLLSACSHAGLVNQGRRIFNSIIGTYNLTPKAEHYSCLVDILGRAGLIDEAMNVVSTIPPSKKDEAVLVALLGACKLHGDVTIANYIGEKLLELESYSSGGYVLLANTHAAEGKWDEFAKVRKRMRERNVKKIPGCSQILVNGKNHVFFVGDRFNPKVEEIYGMLQHNLQPLMREMGYTPELLLTD